A genomic segment from Drosophila willistoni isolate 14030-0811.24 chromosome 2L unlocalized genomic scaffold, UCI_dwil_1.1 Seg168, whole genome shotgun sequence encodes:
- the LOC6652377 gene encoding H(+)/Cl(-) exchange transporter 7 → MTDRESLLNISKEASEDDGAIGVISGMPTDETGLLTNNTNSNDNNQTEPIFYVRSRTTAVSRPNYESLDYEVCENALFHDEERKRLQERFSIRKDVIRWIIFIQIGIITALIACTIDIIIEELSEFKYKFLKNAVDNNVPMTDDSDRDLAIPFLYWILLSIVPVSVGAALVTYIEPITAGSGIPQVKSYLNGVQIPRIVRIKTLAVKAAGVITSVVGGLAGGKEGPMIHAGAVVAAGISQGKSTTFVKDFRIFKAFRDDHEKRDFVLGGGAAGVTAAFGAPIGGMLFSLEEAASFWNQNLIWRTLVASIISSFTLNIVLSTYHGLDGFTFTGLFNLGKFDQPLTFEYFELPIFMLLGIAGGLLGATWNFMNTRINKFRKRYIPWKIGKVLEAVLIAMVGVTLASAMMFFISDCRPLGNDPTIHPVQLFCKDNEYNAVAALWFQTPEATVRSLFHDPPGSHQILTLAMFTLIYYVLSCATFGLNVSLGVFIPTALVGAAWGRLVAMLLFYLFPETNFLHPGKYALIGAAANLGGVLRMTISLSVILMETTGVETSFFFPLIIALITAKWVGDSFNEGIYDTQIEVNHVPILPWEPIPQFKGLKARDIMSKPVICIKLQDKAHYIYKVLNGCNHNGFPVVDNVQNNLRSKGRVCGIILRSQLIVILLKSLYVENKRFWVPETSIQTFRDVYPRYPSIESVRQLDNKENYTVDLSMFMNPSPIRVNTHDSVPKIFQTFRALGLRHMLAITNENRIAGIITRRDFIYK, encoded by the exons ATGACTGACAGGGAAAGTTTATTGAACATTAGCAAAGAAGCCTCGGAAGATGATGGGGCTATTGGAGTAATATCAGGTATGCCAACTGACGAGACTGGCCTCCTGACAAATAATACCAATTCTAAT GACAATAACCAGACGGAGCCGATATTCTATGTAAGGTCACGGACCACTGCTGTATCCAGACCCAACTATGAG AGTTTGGACTATGAAGTATGCGAAAATGCCCTTTTTCATGACGAAGAGCGGAAACGACTGCAAGAGCGCTTTTCTATACGCAAGGATGTTATTCGTTGGATCATATTCATACAAATAGGCATTATAACAGCATTAATTGCCTGTACCATTGATATTATCATTGAAGAGTTATCCGaattcaaatacaaattcCTTAAAAATG CTGTGGACAACAATGTACCTATGACTGATGATAGTGATAGAGATCTTGCGATTCCATTTCTCTATTGGATTTTATTGTCTATTGTGCCAGTGTCTGTTGGAGCTGCTCTCGTGACGTATATCGAACCCATCACCGCTGGTAGTGGCATACCCCAAGTAAAGAGTTATTTAAATGGTGTTCAAATTCCACGGATAGTACGTATTAAAACCCTAGCTGTCAAAGCCGCTGGCGTTATCACCTCTGTCGTCGGAGGTCTAGCTGGTGGCAAAGAGGGTCCAATGATTCATGCCGGAGCTGTCGTAGCAGCTGGTATATCCCAAGGCAAGAGCACTACATTTGTTAAAGATTTCCGCATATTTAAAGCTTTTCGAGATGATCACGAAAAGCGAGACTTTGTGTTGGGAGGGGGTGCCGCTGGTGTTACAGCTGCTTTCGGAGCCCCAATCGGTGGCATGCTTTTTTCACTGGAAGAGGCGGCTAGTTTCTGGAATCAGAATCTTATTTGGCGCACATTGGTAGCATCAATTATTAGTTCTTTCACGCTAAATATTGTTTTGTCTACATATCACGGGCTTGACGGTTTTACATTCACGGGTCTTTTCAATTTGGGGAAATTCGATCAGCCACTCACTTTTGAATACTTTGAGCTGCCAATTTTTATGCTTCTGGGCATTGCCGGAGGTTTGCTGGGAGCAACTTGGAATTTTATGAATACAAGAATCAATAAATTTCGAAAACGATACATACCCTGGAAGATTGGCAAAGTGCTAGAAGCTGTTCTTATTGCAATGGTTGGCGTCACATTG GCCAGTGCAATGATGTTTTTCATAAGCGACTGCCGACCCTTGGGCAATGACCCCACCATTCATCCTGTGCAGCTATTTTGTAAGGATAATGAATACAATGCAGTTGCTGCGCTTTGGTTCCAGACACCAGAGGCAACGGTTAGATCGCTATTTCACGACCCTCCTG GATCGCATCAAATCCTCACGCTAGCCATGTTTACACTTATCTATTACGTTCTTTCCTGCGCAACCTTTGGACTGAATGTCTCCTTGGGTGTTTTTATTCCCACAGCACTAGTTGGTGCTGCTTGGGGCCGATTAGTCGCAATGCTCTTATTCTATTTGTTTCCCGAAACA AACTTTCTCCATCCCGGAAAATATGCGCTTATTGGAGCTGCTGCTAATTTGGGTGGAGTTCTACGAATGACAATTAGTTTATCAGTCATCTTAATGGAAACAACTGGTGTTGAGACCTCATTCTTTTTTCCCCTCATCATTGCCTTGATCACCGCCAAATGGGTGGGGGACTCTTTCAACGAAGGCATATATGATACACAAATCGAGGTTAACCATGTTCCCATTTTACCATGGGAGCCCATTCCACAATTTAAAGGGCTGAAAGCCCGGGATATAATGAGTAAGCCTGTTATCTGTATAAAACTTCAGGACAAGGCCCACTATATCTATAAGGTTTTAAATGGTTGCAATCACAACGGATTTCCTGTGGTGGACAATGTGCAAAAT aatCTTCGCTCTAAAGGCCGCGTGTGTGGTATTATTTTACGCTCCCAGTTAATTGTAATCTTGTTAAAATCCCTGTATGTGGAAAATAAACGTTTTTGGGTACCAGAAACATCCATTCAAACATTTCGAGATGTATATCCAAGATATCCGTCAATCGAAAGTGTTCGCCAACTGGACAATAAAGAGAATTATACCGTAGATCTATCGATGTTCATGAACCCATCGCCGATACGCGTTAACACG CACGATTCAGTGCCAAAGATATTTCAAACCTTTCGTGCATTGGGTCTACGACACATGCTAGCCATTACCAATGAGAACCGCATAGCTGGCATTATAACACGAAGAGATTTCATCTATAAATAA
- the LOC6652376 gene encoding protein stand still, protein MTNTAVNETEFEPERRQHVPYILNGELYRIQSQEGDNVKVVCCFCPPDKIYRGSVRSTGNFHMHIKRRHTALLGKLHEMKVAALLERRDRIMKNRRFAKNRKKPTPISLEDLSPTSTHKADSNKCQLKIKTVFQRHKLEHNEQQGQIQEARSVISRCTSPSNASKSPKLVPQDLYKLRNQDTSMVAPITSTNLQNPPIIPAPRSALIGRIKPENSNTITALLDGDQPEAMDLSSPSSKPTSSPFPSAIFDGKSQSSRTRSMEDIQMQLTRPQELSVAHFVDRDIMLRLDRTLCDIRQELNARNEIEQKRLLFEAAKFKYLNPSFRFE, encoded by the exons ATGACAAATACAGCTGTAAATGAGACAGAATTTGAACCAGAGCGACGTCAGCATGTACCGTACATCCTCAACGGAGAACTTTATCGCATCCAAAGTCAGGAGGGGGATAATGTAAaggttgtttgttgtttttgtccCCCGGATAAAATATATCGGGGTAGTGTGCGTTCCACAGGCAACTTCCACATGCATATTAAG CGCCGCCATACAGCCCTACTTGGTAAGTTACACGAGATGAAAGTTGCTGCACTATTAGAACGACGTGATCGCATTATGAAAAATCGTCGTTTTGCCAAAAACCGCAAAAAGCCTACACCAATAAGTTTGGAGGACCTTTCGCCGACATCTACTCATAAGGCGGACAGTAACAAGTGTCAGTTGAagattaaaactgtttttcaaCGTCACAAACTGGAACATAACGAACAGCAAGGGCAAATTCAAGAAGCAAGATCT GTAATTTCCCGTTGTACCTCACCTTCAAATGCAAGCAAATCCCCGAAGCTCGTGCCACAGGATTTATATAAA TTACGCAATCAAGATACCAGCATGGTGGCACCGATTACTTcaacaaatttacaaaatcCACCCATTATCCCTGCGCCCCGTTCTGCCCTAATTGGGCGCATAAAACCAGAGAATTCAAATACCATAACTGCTTTATTGGATGGCGACCAACCCGAAGCCATGGATCTGAGTTCCCCTAGCAGTAAACCCACGAGTTCTCCGTTTCCCAGCGCGATTTTTGATGGTAAATCACAAAGCTCACGGACTCGTTCTATGGAGGATATTCAAATGCAGTTGACTCGTCCTCAGGAGTTATCCGTTGCTCATTTTGTGGATCGGGATATAATGTTGCGACTGGATCGCACATTGTGCGATATTAGGCAGGAGTTAAATGCTCGAAATGAAATTGAGCAAAAACGTTTGCTTTTTGAGGCGGCAAAATTCAAGTATCTTAACCCAAGTTTTCGCTTTGAATAA
- the LOC6652375 gene encoding adenylate kinase isoenzyme 6 homolog, whose product MSQPNILITGTPGVGKSYLCEKLSKKHDFNWIDCSKIAKDMDFVEEYDAEYNCPILDEDKLMDYLEPVMAKGGNIVEYHGCDFFPERWFHGVFVVTCSNTILYDRLKARNYDEKKLKSNIECEIFGTVLGEARDSYKADIIFQLNGETRADAEKSLDMIENWYSIWKLRK is encoded by the exons ATGTCGCAGCCAAATATATTAATAACCGGTACTCCAGGAGTCGGAAAATCATACCTATGCGAAAAGCTATCCAAAAAACATGATTTCAATTGGATCGACTGTTCAAAAATCGCCAAGGACATGGATTTCGTTGAAGAGTACGACGCAGAATACAACTGCCCGATTTTAGATGAAGACAAG CTGATGGATTACCTAGAACCAGTGATGGCCAAGGGTGGCAATATAGTGGAGTATCATGGATGTGATTTTTTCCCCGAACGTTGGTTTCACGGCGTCTTCGTTGTAACCTGTTCCAATACAATTCTTTATGATCGTTTGAAGGCCCGCAATTATGACGAGAAGAAACTAAAATCGAATATTGAATGTGAAATATTTGGCACTGTATTAGGAGAAGCCCGTGATTCATATAAAGCAGATATCATATTCCAGTTAAATGGAGAAACGAGGGCAGACGCCGAAAAGAGTTTAGACATGATAGAGAATTGGTATAGCATTTGGAAATTAAGAAAGTAA
- the LOC26529534 gene encoding uncharacterized protein LOC26529534, translated as MGTRTRWGRIDPNVQLQVNLMPSLNKVIKLNRKTLSRRVQRQLLLMASPSPFLNFMNKFRLDEILINHHYKGVYSMRTSATITELATCTWNVMSVLDRQPYIMLARKAQYIQQARKLPILVNHGAKNSWKTISSKSAVGI; from the coding sequence ATGGGTACACGAACAAGATGGGGTCGCATTGATCCCAATGTTCAACTGCAAGTTAATCTAATGCCATCCCTTAACAAGGTGATCAAGCTAAATCGAAAAACGTTGTCGCGTCGTGTCCAACGGCAGCTTTTGTTAATGGCATCGCCGTCGCCGTTTCTTAATTTCATGAACAAGTTTCGATTGGATGAGATCCTAATTAATCACCATTATAAAGGCGTTTATAGCATGCGTACTTCTGCTACCATAACAGAATTGGCCACATGTACTTGGAATGTCATGTCTGTTTTGGATCGACAGCCATACATAATGTTGGCTCGAAAAGCACAGTATATACAGCAGGCACGTAAACTGCCTATTCTGGTGAATCACGGAGCTAAGAACAGCTGGAAAACAATCTCCTCTAAGAGCGCAGTCGGcatttga
- the LOC124459965 gene encoding uncharacterized protein LOC124459965 — protein MGDFYKLWLERKLTVAAVKTTESKALSECIAEREVGLLGTDSVICSIYLDPRIRRVLLQNPINVMLAKSKLKQLFLQIFNLKEPIIATEVPCSSTSLASTQSSNTCSLLNDFLQTIEVASEDETDDGERSDLLKKGYAEIEAYSPKPISLSSNIMEY, from the exons ATGGGTGACTTTTACAAACTGTGGTTGGAGCGCAAGCTTACTGTTGCAGCAGTAAAGACGACTGAAAGCAAAGCTTTGAGCGAGTGCATCGCTGAAAGGGAAGTTGGCCTCTTAGGGACTGACTCGGTAATTTGCAGCATATATTTGGATCCACGGATAAGACGGGTATTGCTGCAAAACCCTATAAATGTTATGCTAGCTAAAAGCAAGCTTAAGCAGCTTTTtctgcaaatatttaatttgaaagaaCCT aTCATTGCAACAGAAGTGCCTTGCTCAAGTACCTCCTTGGCATCCACGCAAAGTTCAAACACCTGCTCTCTGTTGAATGATTTTTTGCAAACCATTGAGGTAGCTTCGGAAGATGAAACTGACGATGGTGAGCGATCGGATCTGCTAAAGAAGGGGTATGCGGAAATTGAAGCCTATAGCCCGAAGCCAATTTCCTTGTCCTCCAATATAATGGAGTATTGA